A genomic segment from Lutibacter sp. A80 encodes:
- a CDS encoding TraR/DksA C4-type zinc finger protein produces the protein MNENTNRYSDQDLAEFKEIILNKIALAKEDLKLLKSSFKNDSNNGTDDTSPTFKAFEEGSETMSKEANVQLAIRQEKFIRDLKNALVRIENKTYGICRVTGKLIKKERLKLVPHATLSIEAKNMQQ, from the coding sequence ATGAATGAAAATACAAATAGATACTCAGACCAAGACTTAGCTGAATTTAAAGAAATTATTCTAAATAAAATTGCTTTGGCAAAAGAAGACTTAAAACTTCTAAAAAGTTCATTTAAAAACGACAGCAATAACGGAACTGATGATACTTCACCTACATTTAAAGCTTTTGAAGAAGGTTCTGAAACTATGTCTAAAGAAGCAAATGTTCAGTTAGCAATTCGTCAAGAAAAATTTATTCGAGATTTAAAAAATGCTTTAGTTCGTATTGAAAATAAAACTTACGGAATTTGTCGTGTAACAGGAAAACTAATTAAAAAAGAACGTTTAAAATTAGTACCACACGCAACCTTAAGTATTGAAGCAAAAAACATGCAACAATAA
- a CDS encoding lipoprotein signal peptidase — MKKAIILIVIVLLIDQISKIYIKTNFLYGEDVVVFDWFRIHFIENNGMAWGAEFGGKSGKLFLTIFRLFAIAGIGYWLHTSIKKNAPQVLIIAISLIFAGAMGNIIDSVFYGVIFDTPANGVATLFAEEPYGKLFYGKVVDMLYFPIWSGNLPEWLPIWGGKPFTFFNAIFNVADTAISTAVGILILFNKKAFPKEEINA; from the coding sequence TTGAAAAAAGCAATTATTTTAATAGTTATCGTATTATTAATAGATCAAATTAGTAAAATTTATATAAAAACTAATTTTTTATATGGAGAAGATGTTGTAGTTTTTGATTGGTTTCGTATACATTTTATTGAAAATAATGGAATGGCTTGGGGCGCTGAATTTGGTGGAAAATCTGGAAAATTGTTTTTAACAATATTTAGACTGTTTGCTATTGCTGGTATTGGATATTGGTTACATACTTCAATTAAAAAAAATGCTCCACAAGTTTTAATTATTGCAATTTCATTGATTTTTGCAGGAGCAATGGGTAATATTATAGATTCTGTTTTTTATGGAGTTATTTTCGACACTCCAGCAAATGGCGTTGCTACTTTATTTGCCGAAGAGCCTTATGGAAAATTATTTTATGGAAAAGTAGTAGATATGCTTTACTTTCCTATTTGGAGTGGTAATTTACCTGAATGGCTTCCTATTTGGGGTGGAAAACCTTTTACTTTTTTCAATGCTATTTTTAATGTTGCAGATACTGCTATTTCTACAGCTGTTGGTATATTAATTCTATTTAACAAGAAAGCTTTTCCTAAAGAAGAAATTAACGCCTAA
- a CDS encoding DUF1566 domain-containing protein, with translation MKINQYILFGLLCVFLNSCESNNNDTDINNESNEEEVIELPIPEKPYAIVGTGVTDYYSDNALISEPLAGDAFFGQDANYTRNKPSYTDNNDGTITDNVTGLMWEQDMGSKITFNEAFSKASTSTLAGYTDWRVPTLKELYSLILFSGKVKGEVAIDLFIDANYFNQELGDTSIGEREIDAQTWSSTEYVSTTMKGVETVFGVNFIDGRIKGYPKYKPDTGNENTMYFRMVRGNTAYGKNNFIDNGDGTISDLATGLMWQKADDGISRDWEASLAYAEGLTLGNKSDWRLPNAKELQSIVDYTRSPKTTNSPAIDPLFECTEILDPDGNAGNYPFYWTGTSHLDGANPYSSGVYIAFGEGQGEMNGVLMDVHGAGCQRSDPKSGNINDYPQFFGPQGDVRYVYNYVRCVRTIE, from the coding sequence ATGAAGATAAATCAATATATTTTATTTGGATTATTATGTGTATTTCTAAATTCTTGTGAAAGTAACAACAATGATACCGATATAAATAACGAGTCTAATGAAGAAGAAGTTATTGAGCTGCCAATTCCAGAAAAACCTTATGCAATTGTTGGTACTGGTGTAACAGATTATTATAGTGATAATGCATTAATTTCGGAGCCTTTAGCGGGTGATGCTTTTTTTGGACAAGATGCTAATTATACTAGAAATAAGCCATCTTACACCGATAATAATGATGGAACTATAACAGATAATGTTACAGGTTTAATGTGGGAGCAAGATATGGGTTCAAAAATAACGTTTAATGAAGCTTTTTCAAAAGCCAGTACATCAACTTTAGCTGGTTATACAGATTGGAGGGTACCTACTTTAAAAGAATTATATTCGTTAATATTATTTTCAGGAAAGGTAAAGGGTGAAGTAGCTATCGATTTATTTATAGATGCAAATTATTTCAATCAAGAATTAGGAGACACTTCAATTGGAGAACGAGAAATAGATGCTCAAACGTGGTCTTCAACTGAATATGTATCAACTACAATGAAAGGTGTTGAGACTGTTTTTGGAGTAAATTTTATTGATGGTCGTATAAAAGGGTATCCAAAATACAAACCAGATACAGGCAATGAAAATACTATGTATTTTAGAATGGTGAGAGGAAATACAGCTTATGGGAAAAATAACTTTATTGATAATGGAGATGGTACAATTAGTGATTTGGCAACTGGATTAATGTGGCAGAAAGCAGATGATGGAATTTCTAGAGATTGGGAAGCGTCTTTAGCATATGCGGAAGGTTTAACACTTGGAAATAAGTCTGACTGGCGTTTACCAAATGCAAAAGAATTACAAAGTATTGTGGATTACACAAGATCTCCAAAAACCACAAATTCACCAGCTATCGATCCTCTTTTTGAATGTACTGAAATATTAGATCCTGATGGTAATGCGGGTAATTATCCATTTTACTGGACAGGAACAAGTCATTTAGATGGTGCAAATCCATACTCTAGTGGAGTATATATTGCTTTTGGAGAAGGGCAAGGAGAGATGAATGGTGTTTTAATGGATGTTCACGGAGCTGGTTGCCAACGTAGCGACCCAAAAAGTGGAAATATTAACGATTATCCACAGTTTTTTGGCCCACAAGGTGATGTTAGGTATGTTTATAATTATGTGCGTTGTGTAAGAACCATAGAATAA
- a CDS encoding DUF1566 domain-containing protein, protein MKRIILVTLIGLQGLYSQDLKQTYPIVDTGINEFYSDTAIIYEPKPNEEFYGQDAHYTVNKPSYTNNNDGTIADNITGLMWEQHMGDKMTFEEAFKKAENSTLGGYTDWRVPTIKELYSLILFTGQVKGAKAIDLFINTNYFEQPLGDTSNDEREIDAQTWSSTEYVGKTMRNDATVFGVNFVDGRIKGYPKYNPRTKQANKMYFRMVRGNTAYGKNNFIDNGDGTISDLSTGLMWQKADDGISRDWSTSLAYAENLTLGNKSDWRLPNAKELQSIVDYTRSLQTTNSPAINPVFETSEIKDADGNINYPFFWTSTTHKDGRNPYSSAVYIAFGEGQGKMRNKLMDVHGAGCQRSDPKSGNIKDYPQFFGPQGDVRYVYNYVRCVRTLN, encoded by the coding sequence TTGAAGAGAATTATACTAGTAACATTAATAGGCTTACAAGGTTTATATTCACAAGATTTAAAACAAACATATCCAATAGTAGACACTGGAATTAACGAATTTTATAGTGATACTGCTATTATTTATGAGCCAAAACCCAATGAAGAATTTTACGGGCAAGATGCCCATTATACTGTAAATAAACCTTCGTATACAAATAATAATGACGGAACAATAGCCGATAATATTACAGGTTTAATGTGGGAACAGCATATGGGAGATAAAATGACTTTTGAAGAGGCTTTTAAAAAAGCAGAAAATTCAACTTTAGGTGGTTATACAGACTGGCGTGTACCAACAATAAAAGAATTGTATTCATTAATTTTATTTACAGGACAAGTAAAAGGTGCGAAGGCAATTGATTTGTTTATAAATACTAATTATTTTGAACAACCTTTAGGAGATACTTCTAATGATGAAAGAGAAATAGATGCACAAACTTGGTCTTCTACAGAATATGTAGGAAAAACTATGCGTAATGATGCTACTGTTTTTGGAGTAAATTTTGTTGATGGAAGAATAAAAGGATATCCAAAGTACAATCCACGTACAAAACAAGCCAATAAAATGTATTTTAGAATGGTGAGAGGTAATACAGCTTATGGGAAAAATAATTTTATAGATAATGGAGATGGGACTATTAGCGATTTATCAACTGGTTTAATGTGGCAAAAAGCAGATGATGGTATCTCAAGAGATTGGTCAACATCGTTAGCGTATGCTGAAAATTTAACGCTTGGAAATAAATCTGATTGGAGATTGCCAAATGCAAAAGAATTACAGAGCATTGTAGATTATACACGTTCGTTACAAACCACAAATTCACCAGCAATTAATCCTGTTTTTGAAACTTCAGAAATAAAAGATGCAGATGGCAATATAAATTATCCGTTTTTTTGGACATCAACTACTCATAAAGATGGTAGAAACCCATATAGTAGTGCTGTGTATATAGCCTTTGGTGAAGGGCAAGGTAAAATGCGGAACAAGCTAATGGATGTTCACGGTGCAGGTTGCCAACGTAGTGATCCAAAAAGTGGAAATATAAAAGATTACCCACAGTTTTTCGGCCCACAAGGAGATGTTAGGTACGTTTATAACTATGTACGTTGTGTAAGAACTCTTAATTAA
- a CDS encoding helix-turn-helix transcriptional regulator, with product MKRTKEDIVYEVETEKLARFSKALGHPTRVKILNYLENQSCCFTGDLVEVIPLAQSTISQHLKELKDAGLIQGEVNPPKIKYCIHQKNWEIAKKLFHQFFNK from the coding sequence ATGAAAAGAACAAAAGAAGATATCGTTTACGAAGTTGAAACTGAAAAATTAGCCCGATTTTCAAAAGCTTTAGGCCATCCAACACGTGTAAAAATTTTAAATTATTTAGAAAATCAAAGTTGTTGCTTTACAGGAGATTTAGTAGAAGTAATTCCTCTTGCACAATCAACTATTTCACAACATTTAAAAGAGTTAAAAGACGCAGGTTTAATACAAGGAGAAGTTAATCCTCCAAAAATTAAATATTGTATACATCAAAAAAATTGGGAAATAGCTAAAAAACTATTTCATCAATTTTTTAATAAATAA
- a CDS encoding thioredoxin family protein, whose protein sequence is MKIIKILGTGCPSCIATEKIITEVVNELNINAEIIKVTDMVEIMMYDIMRTPAIVVDGKVVFKGKVPSKTTVKSLLVDNFANNACCSDENMEESSSCSTNNEGSSCC, encoded by the coding sequence ATGAAAATAATAAAAATATTAGGTACTGGTTGCCCAAGTTGTATTGCAACAGAAAAAATAATTACTGAAGTAGTTAATGAATTAAATATTAATGCAGAAATTATAAAAGTTACTGATATGGTAGAAATTATGATGTATGATATTATGAGAACACCAGCTATTGTAGTTGATGGAAAAGTTGTATTCAAAGGAAAAGTACCATCAAAAACAACTGTAAAATCCCTTTTGGTAGATAATTTTGCAAATAATGCCTGTTGCTCTGATGAAAATATGGAAGAATCCTCTTCTTGCAGTACTAACAATGAAGGTTCTTCATGTTGTTAA
- a CDS encoding bifunctional 2-polyprenyl-6-hydroxyphenol methylase/3-demethylubiquinol 3-O-methyltransferase UbiG, with protein sequence MKNFWEERYGKEEFAYGIKPNVFFKNTLEKYQLSGSILLPAEGEGRNAVYAAKKGLNVTCFDMSSQGKLKALKLAKLNNVNINYLVGEFSKLHFEENSFDAIVLIYAHFPANLKTAYHKKLTTYLKKGGLLILEGFSEKQLKINEENQQAFGPKNIDMLYTIESIKNDFKDLEVQVLSQELIDLDEGIHHIGKGDVIRFIGKKQ encoded by the coding sequence ATGAAAAATTTTTGGGAAGAAAGATATGGTAAAGAAGAATTTGCATATGGTATTAAACCAAATGTATTTTTTAAAAATACATTAGAAAAATACCAACTAAGTGGCTCTATTCTATTACCTGCTGAAGGTGAAGGAAGAAATGCGGTATATGCCGCAAAAAAAGGGCTAAATGTAACTTGCTTTGACATGAGTTCTCAAGGAAAATTAAAAGCCTTAAAACTAGCCAAATTAAATAATGTTAACATTAATTATTTAGTTGGCGAATTTTCTAAATTGCATTTCGAAGAAAATTCTTTTGATGCAATAGTTTTAATTTACGCACATTTTCCGGCAAATTTAAAAACAGCTTATCATAAAAAACTCACAACATATTTAAAAAAAGGAGGGCTCTTAATTTTAGAAGGTTTTAGTGAAAAGCAACTTAAAATTAATGAAGAAAACCAACAGGCTTTCGGACCTAAAAATATAGATATGCTTTACACAATTGAAAGTATTAAAAATGATTTTAAAGACTTAGAAGTTCAAGTTTTAAGCCAAGAACTAATTGACTTAGACGAAGGAATTCATCATATTGGTAAAGGAGATGTTATTCGTTTTATCGGAAAAAAACAATAA
- a CDS encoding pyridoxal-dependent decarboxylase has protein sequence MKYWKKYSKEKLIKRIDKALNANVNFQTNKGLGYPVSRLDENVFNTSGSFLDDSPLLKSFVANPNNIGCHTLGKSEPAFKGSQKLEREIIQVLAVDIFKAKEGEYDGYIATGGTEANVQALWVFRNLYKKQFNATLEEMVILSSEDTHYSVHKGSNLLSVENVSIPVDFNSREILKDELDAIVKDLVSKGKKYFMVISNMATTMFGSVDNPDVYAEILEKHKVVYKIHVDGAFGGFIYPISNRESTINFENPHVSSITIDAHKMLQAPYGTGVFLCRKGLIENVLTKEAQYVDGMDLTIVGSRSGANAIAVWMILFSYGYYGWFEKISTLLLRTEWFTEQMDALGVEYFRDPYMNIVTLKSEFVTEKIASKFGLVPDTHNGSNSWYKVIMMDHVEIHDLIKFVDALKLSLKSN, from the coding sequence ATGAAGTATTGGAAGAAATATTCGAAAGAAAAATTAATAAAAAGAATTGATAAAGCATTAAATGCTAATGTGAATTTTCAAACAAATAAGGGTTTAGGTTACCCTGTTTCAAGGTTAGATGAAAATGTGTTTAATACAAGTGGTTCTTTCTTAGATGATTCTCCATTATTAAAATCTTTTGTTGCAAATCCTAATAATATTGGTTGTCATACTTTAGGTAAATCAGAACCTGCATTTAAAGGTTCTCAAAAGTTAGAGCGTGAAATTATTCAAGTTTTAGCGGTAGATATCTTTAAAGCTAAAGAAGGTGAGTACGATGGTTATATTGCTACTGGAGGCACAGAAGCAAACGTGCAAGCATTGTGGGTGTTTAGAAATTTATATAAAAAACAATTCAATGCAACTTTAGAAGAAATGGTTATTTTGTCTTCAGAAGACACGCATTATTCTGTACATAAAGGATCTAATTTGTTAAGTGTTGAGAATGTAAGTATTCCTGTTGATTTTAATTCGAGAGAAATTTTAAAAGATGAATTAGATGCTATTGTAAAGGATTTAGTTTCGAAAGGGAAAAAATACTTTATGGTTATTTCTAATATGGCAACAACTATGTTCGGATCTGTTGATAATCCGGATGTATATGCAGAAATTTTAGAAAAACATAAGGTTGTTTATAAAATACATGTAGATGGTGCTTTTGGTGGTTTTATTTATCCAATTTCGAATAGAGAATCTACCATAAATTTTGAAAATCCACATGTTTCATCCATTACAATTGATGCGCATAAAATGTTACAAGCTCCATACGGAACGGGTGTTTTTTTATGTAGAAAAGGATTGATTGAAAATGTATTAACAAAAGAAGCTCAGTATGTAGATGGAATGGATTTAACCATAGTAGGAAGTAGATCCGGGGCAAATGCTATTGCTGTTTGGATGATTTTATTTAGTTATGGATATTACGGATGGTTTGAAAAAATTAGCACATTATTATTAAGAACCGAATGGTTTACCGAACAAATGGATGCTTTAGGTGTCGAATATTTTAGAGATCCTTATATGAATATAGTAACTTTAAAATCGGAATTTGTGACAGAAAAAATAGCGTCTAAATTTGGATTAGTACCTGATACGCATAATGGATCAAATAGCTGGTATAAAGTTATAATGATGGATCACGTAGAAATTCATGACCTAATAAAATTTGTGGATGCTTTAAAGCTTTCTTTAAAGAGCAATTAA
- the uvrC gene encoding excinuclease ABC subunit UvrC, with the protein MELEIQIKTLPKEPGVYQYYDKNGTLLYIGKAKNLKKRVASYFNKNHEYGKTRVLVKKIATIKHIVVNTETDALLLENNLIKKYQPKYNVMLKDDKTYPWICIKKERFPRIFLTRNVVKDGSEYFGPYTSVRTAKALLDLIKELYQLRSCNYDLSRKNVAKLKYKVCLDFHIGNCKGPCEGLQTEENYTTDITAIRNIIKGNFKESIKSFHQLMMQFADNMEFEEAQKIKEKIDLLANYQAKSTVVNPTITNVDVFSIVSDESYSYVNFFKISNGSIIQSHTTEIKKKLNETDKQLLELFIIEIRQRFNSQSKEIYVPFKVDLGDGIKVTVPVLGDKKRIVDLSIRNAKYYRQEQFKQIKIIDPDRHIKRLMSQMKKDLRLSAEPRHIECFDNSNIQGTNPVAACVVFKNGKPSKKEYRNFNIKTVEGPDDFASMEEVVFRRYKRLLDEDQPLPQLIVIDGGKGQLSSALKSLDILGLRNKIAIIGIAKRLEEIYYPDDPVPLYLDKKSETLKIIQQLRNEAHRFGITHHRNKRSKQALENELEQISGIGKQTVVSLLKHFKSTKRVSLASLQELEKVIGTARATKIINYYNNK; encoded by the coding sequence TTGGAACTAGAAATTCAAATAAAAACATTACCAAAAGAACCTGGAGTTTATCAATATTACGATAAAAACGGGACGCTTTTATATATTGGAAAAGCAAAAAATTTAAAAAAACGAGTAGCCTCATATTTCAATAAAAACCACGAATACGGCAAAACAAGAGTTCTAGTAAAAAAAATAGCAACCATAAAGCACATAGTTGTTAATACCGAAACTGACGCATTATTATTAGAAAATAACTTAATAAAAAAATACCAGCCAAAATACAATGTAATGCTAAAGGATGACAAAACATATCCTTGGATTTGCATTAAAAAAGAACGATTTCCTCGTATATTTTTAACAAGAAATGTAGTTAAAGATGGATCTGAGTATTTTGGACCTTACACTTCTGTTAGAACAGCCAAAGCGTTATTAGATTTAATAAAAGAACTCTACCAATTACGCTCTTGCAATTACGATTTAAGCAGAAAAAATGTAGCAAAATTAAAATATAAAGTGTGTTTAGATTTTCATATTGGAAACTGTAAAGGACCTTGTGAAGGCCTGCAAACTGAAGAAAATTATACTACAGACATTACTGCTATTAGAAACATAATTAAAGGTAATTTTAAAGAATCTATTAAATCTTTTCACCAATTAATGATGCAATTTGCAGATAATATGGAATTTGAAGAGGCTCAAAAAATTAAAGAAAAAATAGATTTATTAGCCAATTACCAAGCAAAATCTACAGTTGTAAACCCAACCATAACAAATGTAGATGTATTTTCAATTGTTTCTGATGAAAGCTATAGTTATGTAAATTTCTTTAAAATATCTAACGGCTCTATTATCCAATCGCATACAACTGAAATTAAGAAAAAATTAAACGAAACAGACAAACAACTATTAGAACTTTTTATTATTGAAATTCGTCAACGATTTAATTCACAATCTAAAGAAATTTACGTACCATTTAAAGTAGATTTAGGTGATGGCATTAAAGTTACAGTTCCAGTTTTAGGAGACAAAAAACGCATTGTAGATTTAAGTATTAGAAATGCAAAATATTATAGACAAGAGCAATTTAAACAAATAAAAATTATTGATCCAGACAGGCACATAAAAAGGCTTATGTCTCAAATGAAAAAAGATTTACGTTTAAGTGCTGAGCCAAGACATATTGAGTGTTTTGACAACTCAAACATACAAGGTACAAACCCTGTTGCTGCTTGTGTAGTTTTCAAAAATGGAAAACCCAGCAAAAAAGAATATCGAAATTTTAACATTAAAACTGTTGAAGGTCCAGATGATTTTGCCTCAATGGAAGAAGTTGTTTTTAGAAGGTATAAACGCTTACTAGATGAAGACCAACCATTACCTCAATTAATTGTAATTGATGGTGGAAAAGGGCAATTATCTTCTGCTTTAAAAAGCTTAGATATTTTAGGGTTAAGAAATAAAATTGCTATTATTGGAATTGCAAAAAGACTGGAAGAAATTTATTATCCAGATGATCCTGTACCGTTGTATTTAGATAAAAAATCTGAAACATTAAAAATAATTCAACAATTAAGAAACGAAGCGCATAGGTTTGGAATTACTCACCATAGAAATAAAAGAAGTAAGCAAGCGTTAGAAAATGAATTAGAACAAATTTCTGGTATTGGAAAACAAACTGTTGTATCTTTACTAAAGCATTTTAAGTCTACAAAAAGAGTAAGTTTAGCATCTTTACAGGAATTAGAAAAGGTTATTGGAACAGCAAGAGCAACTAAAATAATTAACTATTATAATAATAAATAA
- a CDS encoding patatin-like phospholipase family protein has protein sequence MKKFLSLIFIIISLVGFSQEKPAKQDLKVGLVLSGGGAKGIAHIAVLKVLEEAGVRVDYIGGTSMGAIVGALYASGYTANQLDSIVRVIDFERILTDQTPRKSKPFYEKEIGEKYSLSLPVKNKKVGIPRAMSEGQNVLNLLTKLTQHVNNISDFNKLPIPFVCIATNLETGKQEVLNSGFLPEAVKASGSFPTLLAPVEIDGKILTDGGIVNNFPVDEVKNMGADVIIGVDIQSGLDKKENLGSAVAILNQIVGFQMYTTLESKYKKVDILIKPDVNNYNVVSFDKGKEIMEAGDVASREHINELKAIANQQTHKKNPKIETKQLIYDINNISIEGNVNYTRAYILGKLNFKKQDRTDYNKLIEGINNLYATGNFENIQYKIIDNKNAEGGSTLNLKVKENKVSNYIQFGAHFDDLYKTGIVINSTAKHLLNKNDIFSADLVLGDNIRYNLNYFIDNGFYTSFGIKSRYNSFNSNMNFNQTDGIIDESNINEINLVYEDFTNQIYFQTVFNRRFAIGIGGEYKHVKAFTETLSSLTTSNSVSASRKKRGYFDNSDYLNLIAYLKIDTYDKKYFQKNGVFLDVDFRWYLTSSEYKSDFLPEYLDFESFSQLKGKFGIAHTFFNKLTTHFTSEAGITIGDNDNRAIDYNIGGYGENLINTFIPFYGYDLAELNANSFLKSSLAFRYEFLPKNYLSITANYARVERDLFNGGNIFENTKSGYMVGYGIDTFLGPIEINHTWSPDHSENFWYFNVGYWF, from the coding sequence GTGAAAAAATTTCTAAGTTTAATTTTTATAATCATATCTTTAGTAGGGTTTTCTCAAGAAAAACCTGCTAAACAAGATCTTAAAGTTGGTTTAGTTTTAAGTGGTGGTGGCGCTAAAGGTATTGCACACATTGCTGTATTAAAAGTTTTAGAAGAAGCTGGAGTCCGCGTAGATTATATTGGAGGCACAAGCATGGGAGCAATAGTAGGAGCTCTATACGCATCGGGATATACGGCAAACCAACTAGACTCAATCGTACGAGTTATTGACTTTGAAAGAATTTTAACAGATCAAACACCTAGAAAATCTAAACCATTTTACGAAAAAGAAATTGGAGAAAAATACTCATTATCATTACCAGTTAAAAATAAAAAAGTTGGAATTCCGAGAGCCATGTCAGAAGGACAAAATGTACTTAACTTACTAACCAAATTAACACAACACGTTAATAATATTAGCGATTTTAATAAACTACCAATCCCTTTTGTTTGTATTGCAACAAATCTGGAAACAGGTAAACAAGAGGTGTTAAATTCGGGATTTTTACCTGAGGCCGTAAAAGCAAGTGGTTCTTTTCCAACCCTTTTGGCGCCTGTTGAAATTGATGGGAAAATATTAACCGATGGAGGAATTGTAAACAACTTCCCTGTAGATGAAGTTAAAAACATGGGAGCCGATGTTATAATTGGAGTAGATATTCAAAGTGGTTTAGACAAAAAAGAAAATTTAGGCTCTGCCGTTGCAATACTAAATCAAATTGTTGGTTTTCAAATGTATACAACATTAGAATCTAAATACAAAAAAGTAGATATATTAATAAAACCAGATGTAAACAATTACAATGTTGTTTCTTTTGACAAAGGAAAAGAAATTATGGAAGCTGGAGACGTAGCTTCTAGAGAACACATAAACGAACTAAAAGCTATTGCAAATCAACAAACACATAAAAAAAATCCTAAAATTGAAACAAAACAATTAATATATGATATAAATAATATTAGTATTGAAGGAAATGTTAATTATACAAGAGCATATATTTTAGGTAAACTAAACTTTAAAAAACAAGACAGAACAGATTACAATAAGTTAATTGAAGGTATTAACAACCTATACGCCACAGGAAACTTTGAAAATATACAATATAAAATTATTGATAATAAAAACGCTGAAGGTGGCAGCACTCTAAATTTAAAGGTAAAAGAAAATAAGGTCTCTAATTATATACAATTTGGAGCACATTTTGACGACCTTTATAAAACAGGTATTGTTATTAACTCTACTGCAAAACACCTTTTAAATAAAAATGATATTTTTTCTGCAGATTTAGTTTTAGGAGATAATATTAGATACAATTTAAATTATTTTATAGATAACGGTTTTTATACCAGTTTTGGAATAAAATCGAGATATAATAGCTTTAATTCAAATATGAATTTTAATCAAACAGATGGTATTATAGATGAATCTAATATTAATGAAATAAATTTGGTGTATGAAGATTTTACAAATCAAATTTATTTTCAAACGGTATTTAATAGACGATTTGCAATAGGCATTGGTGGAGAATATAAACATGTAAAAGCATTTACCGAAACACTTTCATCGCTAACCACTAGCAATAGTGTTTCAGCAAGTAGAAAGAAACGTGGTTACTTTGATAATTCTGATTATCTTAACCTAATAGCCTATTTAAAAATTGACACTTATGATAAAAAATATTTTCAAAAAAATGGTGTTTTTTTAGACGTTGATTTTAGATGGTATTTAACCTCTTCAGAATATAAAAGTGATTTTTTACCAGAATATCTCGATTTTGAATCATTTTCTCAATTAAAAGGTAAGTTTGGTATTGCGCATACTTTTTTCAACAAATTAACAACGCATTTTACATCAGAAGCTGGAATTACAATTGGAGACAACGACAATAGAGCTATAGATTATAATATTGGTGGTTATGGAGAAAACCTTATAAATACATTTATACCATTTTATGGGTACGATTTAGCAGAGCTAAATGCAAACTCATTTTTAAAATCCTCACTAGCATTTCGTTATGAGTTTTTACCTAAAAATTATTTATCTATTACAGCCAATTATGCTAGAGTAGAACGCGATTTATTTAATGGAGGGAATATTTTTGAAAATACCAAATCTGGTTATATGGTAGGTTATGGAATTGACACTTTTTTAGGTCCTATAGAAATAAACCACACTTGGTCTCCAGACCATTCTGAAAATTTTTGGTATTTTAATGTTGGGTATTGGTTTTAA